The DNA segment CTGTTTCTTTACGAGGACATCTCGAAAAAGATCGCCCTCTTTTTCGGCCACGCGAAGCGCTTCCGGTGCCATGACCCGGAGCCTTTCCGGATCATCCTTACCGACAAATTTCTCGAGTTCCTTCCACGCAAGGGGAAACGAGACGACGGGTTTTTCGAGGGCACGCAAGGAATAAACGCATATCATTGTTTTTGAGGGGTCATTTTGAGACCAGTTGATGAAGACCTTTGCCTTCCGATATTTCTTCGCCATTCTTGCAGTCACGAGATCCGGATAATGCTTCTCCATGATTCCCGCCACGGCTTTTGAAAATTTCTTGGTATCCTCAAAGGTCGTATCATTGCGGTTCAGGGGGACATATACATGGAGTCCTTTCTTGCCCGAGGTTTTCACGTAGCTGCTGAGCCGTAACTCGGAGAGCAGGTCCCGGAGTATCAGCGCGACCCTGCCGCAGTCAAGAATGTCTGCCTCGTCGCCGGGATCAAGATCGAAGACCATGGAATCGGGCGTTTCAGGAGAGGCTGCTCTGGAGAGAGGCACATGGAGCTCAAGAGACGCAAGGTTCTCCACCCACATCAATGACTCGATATCGTTGATGAGGCAGACCCTCATCAGCTCTTTATCGCCGAGATTGATCTCAGCCGTCCTCACCCATTCCGGGCTGTGAGAAGGGCAGCGCTTCTCGTAGAAGAAAGCCTTCGCCACTCCTTCGGGATAGCGCTTTAAGGTCAACGGCCTGTCTTTCAGGTGGGGCAGGATGAATTTTGAAATCCGGCGATAGTATTCAAGAATGTGGGCCTTCGTGAAACCATAGGAGGGATAGAGGTCCTTATCGAGGTTCGATAGGGAGAGTCTCTTCCCGGCAATCTCGAAGACCCTTCGGCTCACCGGCTCTTCTTCACCTTGCCCATGATCTTCTGCAGCGCTGAGACTAGATCGGCCGGGCCTTCTTCTTCCTCTCTCTCCATTTCCGGGGCCTCCACCAGGGCCTTTTCTTTTACCTTCTTCTTCAGAATATCCATAATTTTCGTTCGTCGTTCGTCAGCGTATTTCCTCGGGTCAAAGCCCGCCGTCATCTGCCTGATGCTTTTCTTTATGCGGGTTTTCTCTTCGACGTCGATTCCTCTCTCCTTCGGGGAGATGTCTTCGTCGGGCAGTATTTCGTCGCTGTAATGGAGTGTGATGAGGGCCAGCGCTCCCTCAACACTTCTGATCGCCACGAGATACTCGCGTTCCGCAAGCACGAACTTTGCGAGCCCGGCCTTGTTTGTCCTGTGCATCGCCTCGGCGAGGAGCCGATAAGCCTTTTCGCCCCCTTTGGAAGGGACGAGGTAATAGGGGTGGTCATAATAGATCGGATCCACCTCCTTCATATCGATGAACTCGATAATCTCGATCGTTCGGCTCCGTTCGGGCGATAGCGACTCCAGTTCCTCGTCCGTTATGAGGATATATCGCTCGGGTCCGATCTCGTAACCCCTGATTATCTCATCCGGTGGGACCGCCTTTTCTTCTTCCGGACAGTACATCCTCCTCCGGAGGGGAGAGTAATCCTTGAGGTGGAGCATGCGAAAAGAGACGCGGCCGGGTTCGACAGCCTTCACCAACTGTACAGGAATCGCGACTAGGCTGAAGCTGATTGTCCCGCTCCATATTCCCTGTACAGCCAT comes from the Thermodesulfovibrionales bacterium genome and includes:
- the ligD gene encoding non-homologous end-joining DNA ligase → MSRRVFEIAGKRLSLSNLDKDLYPSYGFTKAHILEYYRRISKFILPHLKDRPLTLKRYPEGVAKAFFYEKRCPSHSPEWVRTAEINLGDKELMRVCLINDIESLMWVENLASLELHVPLSRAASPETPDSMVFDLDPGDEADILDCGRVALILRDLLSELRLSSYVKTSGKKGLHVYVPLNRNDTTFEDTKKFSKAVAGIMEKHYPDLVTARMAKKYRKAKVFINWSQNDPSKTMICVYSLRALEKPVVSFPLAWKELEKFVGKDDPERLRVMAPEALRVAEKEGDLFRDVLVKKQKLPHL
- a CDS encoding Ku protein; the encoded protein is MAVQGIWSGTISFSLVAIPVQLVKAVEPGRVSFRMLHLKDYSPLRRRMYCPEEEKAVPPDEIIRGYEIGPERYILITDEELESLSPERSRTIEIIEFIDMKEVDPIYYDHPYYLVPSKGGEKAYRLLAEAMHRTNKAGLAKFVLAEREYLVAIRSVEGALALITLHYSDEILPDEDISPKERGIDVEEKTRIKKSIRQMTAGFDPRKYADERRTKIMDILKKKVKEKALVEAPEMEREEEEGPADLVSALQKIMGKVKKSR